TTCCCTTGGGAAAGATAGCCTTCCTAAGTTAGCAAAATCAGAAATTGAGAAATTAAAGGAGAAACAACTTGATTTATTTGGCAATCTTTCACCCTCTTTAATCGATGAGTTAAAGCAAATCGACTTAGATAAAATTACCCCCTTAGAGGCAATGTTAAAGCTTAAAGATTTGCAGAGAAGAATTGAAAATCAAAAGAACAAATATCAAAACGACACATCAAAGGTCTAAATTTATTATATGCATAAAAAAATAGTTATTCTTCCTCAAGAAGTTGTCAATAAAATTGCTGCCGGAGAAGTGGTAGAAAGGCCGGCATCAGTTGTGAAAGAACTGGTAGAAAATTCTTTAGATGCAGAAGCAAGCCTCATTGAGGTAGAAATAAAAGAGGCAGGAAAAAAGTTCATTAGAGTTACGGATAATGGGATAGGAATGAGTCGCCAAGATGCTTTACTCTGCACAAAGTCTCACGCTACCAGTAAAATTTCCTCCATTGAGGATTTGGAAAGAATCTTTACTCTTGGCTTTCGGGGGGAAGCCCTTTCTTCCATTGCCAGCGTTTCCTTAATGCGCGTAGTTACAAAAAATGAAGAAGAAGATTTAGGGATAGAATTAGAGATTGAGGGTGGAGAGATTAAGGCCAAAAGAGAAGTAAGTGTTAGAAGGGGGACGAGCATAGCAGTAAGGAACCTTTTTTATAACACCCCTGCCCGTAAAAAATTCTTAAAATCATCTGCTACCGAATTAGCACATATCATTCATATCTTAGAACAGTTTGCTTTGGCTTATCCGGAGGTTAATTTTCGTTTAATCCATCAAGAAAAAGAACTGTTTAATTTTTTGCCTCAAGAGAGTTTAAAAGAGAGGATAAAAGAAGTTTTGGGTAAAGAATTAGCAGACAGTCTCTTGGAAGTAGAATTTAAGGATAAGGAGTTAGAAATTACTGGTTTTGTGAGTAAACCAGAATTTTTTCGGTTTGACCGTTATGGACAATTTCTTTTTGTGAATAGAAGGGCGGTGACGAATAAATCTTTTTCTCATGCGTTATCCAGCGTCTATCAGGAATTGCTTCCTAAGGAACGTTTTCCGGTGGCTATAATTTTCTTAGAAATAGCACCAAAGTTATTAGATGTCAATGTTCATCCTACTAAAAGAGAAGTCCGTTTTCAAAATGAAGGGATAATCCATGATTCACTGGTTAAGGCAATAAAAGAGGCACTTACCAATAGTTCTCTAATCCTTGAGCTTAAAGAAAAATTCTACTCTTCATTTCAAGATAAGGCTGAAGAAATAATTCCTCCCTTAGTAAAAGAAAGTTTTTCTCCACGCGAGATAAATTTAGTTAGTTCCGATACTCCTTTTATCCATAAGTTACCCTTTTTACAGATTGCCAATCTTTATATAGTTATTTCCGATGATGAGGGAATTTTAATCATTGACCAACACGCTGCCAGCGAAAGGATTATTTTTGGTATTTTGTCAGAAAAGGAAAAGCCCATAGAGACGCAAAACCTTTTAATTCCCGAGATAATTGACTTAGCAGTGCGGGAAGCAGAGATTTTGAAAGAAAATCTGGATAAATTTAAAGAAATTGGTTTTGAAATTGAAGAATTCGGAAGGAATAGTTTTCAGGTTAGAAAAATTCCTACAATTATTTCCCGTTCCCCACGAGAGCTGATTTTAGAAATCATCTCCGAAATTTATAAGGACGAGTCTAAAATTATGAAGCTTGAGAAAGAGAAATTGCTGAGTTTAATTGCCTGTCACTCCGCAGTTAGAAGAGGAGATGTTTTGGGAGAGTTGCAGATTTCTCGTTTGATACAGGATTTAAAAAGCACAAAATTTCCTTGGACCTGTCCCCACGGAAGACCAACAATGATAAGATTAAACTGGGAGGAGTTACAGAGGATGTTCAAGAGATGAGCAATAAAATATCAAATATAAAAAATCAAATATTAAGAGTAAAAATTCTCTTATTTCTTTACTTTTTGATTACTGCCTTCTGTTTTGTAAAGGAGGTGAATTCACAAATGAAAATAAAACTGCCCAGACCAAGAATTGGGGGAGGGATGAGTTTGTCGGAGAATTTAAATAAAAGGAAATCTTGGCGAAGTTTTGATTCACGAGCTTTAAAATTGGAAGATGTCTCCCAGATTCTTTGGTCAGGAGGAGGGAAGAAAGTAGATGCAGTAACGGGAGCAACAAGGGTTTATCCCTCGGCAGGAGCCACTTATCCTTTAGAGCTTTATTTGGTGGTAGGGGAGAATGGAGTCGAAGGACTTGCTGAGGGAATTTATTTATATCTCTGGCAAGAACACAGCATAGAGAAAATTTTAGGAAGCGATGTGCGGAAAAATCTTGCAAATGCATGTTTGGGACAAAGTTTTATTGCTGAGGCACCTATTTCTGTGGTTGTTTTAGCTGAATATGAGAGAACCACTGCTCACTATGGAAAGAGAGGTGTTCAATATGTGCATCTGGAAGCAGGGAACATTACTCAAAATTTACATTTAGTAGCGGAGGAGTTGGACTTAGGAACAGTAATCGTCGGAGCTTTCTCGGATGCAGTGGTAAAAAAAGTTTTGGAGATTCCTAGGAATTTGGAACCTTTGGCAATAATGCCCATAGGATATAAGAAGTAATGCAAGGAGGCAAATATCAGAATGCAAAATAATGATTCAAAATTTAAAAAGGTAGAGATTCCTCTGAAACGGGCGAATCGCCTAATTAACCATGGACCAGTAGTTTTGGTTACTTCAAAATATAAAGATAAAACAAATATTGTTACCTTAGCTTGGACTACTCCTGTTTCCCACAATCCTCCGTTAGTGGCTATCTGTATTCATCAAAATCACTTCTCCCACGGACTAATTAAGGAATCTAAGGAATTTGTAATTAATGTTCCCGATGAAGGTTTAATAGAAAAAGTTCATAGATGTGGGACAGTTTCTGGTAGGGAGATAGATAAATTTAAGGAATTTGGGCTTACTCCTCTTAAAGCAGAAAAGGTTGCTCCACCGTTAATAAAGGAATGTTTTGCCCATTTGGAATGCAGGGTTGTGGATATCTATTCTAGAGGGGACCATTCTATAATTTTAGGAGAAGTCCTTTGCGCTCAGATAAAAGAAGGTTTGTTTAAGGAAGTTTTAGATATTGAGCATATTAAAACCCTTCACCATTTGGGAGCAAATTTTTATACGACCACTGATGGGGTGAAGAAGGTATAGTTAGAAGTAATTTAGGGAATTTCTCCAAAGTATAGCAGAAAGTATTCTTCAATTTCTTCTCGCAGACCAGGAAAACTTTCTGGTGATTTTTTTAAAGTTTGATAAGCTGAGGTTAATGCTTGACGAAACATTTCGTAAGCAATTGATTCTCGAAATTGCTCAAGAGGGATATCGGTGTTAATGACTACATCGGCATTTTCAAAAGTAGGATAGAGATATTTATCCTCACCCATCCGTACATATTTCCATTGTTCAATTGAACGCATTGTTCCCCAGGGAGTGGGCGAGCGAGTTTGCATATCTCTGGCGACTCGTCGTGGTAGCCTGATGTAGGGGGAAGCATCTATCGCCACCTTTACGGTGGGGAATATGCTTTCTTCAATAATGGGATTTCCTTTCTCATCTGTAAAAATCAAAGGATTTAGAGCATGTATCCCTTCGATTATGAGAATATCCCCCGGATTAAGTGTTATCTTTATCCCTGAATGAGGGATGCTTCTTCCGCTTTTAAAATCAAAAATAGGAATTTCTACAGTTTCTCCAGCAAGTAAACGTGCCAAATCTTCTTGGAATTTTGCGATGTTAACTGCACGGGGATGTTCAAAATCTTTGGCTATTTCCTTGCCATTTTCATCAACAATACTCGGGGTGTCTTCGCGATCTACAAAATAGTTGTCCATATTGATTTTCCATACATTTGTTCTTCCCCGGGCGAGGAGATATTTTTCAACTATTTCTGCACCGGGAGATTTGCCGGCAGCGGAAACTCCGCCAATGCGAATTATTGCAACTTTATTTGGGTAACGCAGGATTTTTTCTTCAATTTTCTCCAGTGCAGGTTGATACATAGAATCTGAAAGTCCAAAAAGTTCGAATTCTGTTCTTTGTTCTTCTACTCTCGCTAATCTATACGCATCATCCAGATGGTCATCCTTTGCCACAGCGATTTCGCCTTGGGTATTTATTAGGAGAGTAATTAAGCGCGCTTTTCTCAGGTCTTCAAGCATTCCTTTGGAGGCTTTATAGAAAGTGTCAAGAGCAATTTTATAAGTTCCTCTTTCATCTTGCATTATACGGAATCCTACGACTTCAAGGGTTTCAGGGTTATAGGCTAAATATCTTAGCGGTTCTTCACCAAAGCCAATATTTTTGCGCACAAAAGCATAGATTTCTATGCCACTTCCTGCTCTTAAAATTTCTCTTGCCCGTTCATCATATTTTTTAACTGCTTGAGCAAATTCTTCTGTTTTCACAGTTAAGGGTTTTTCTTCAGGCATAAATATTTCGGGGAATAAGAGGTAATATTTTAAGGCATGTTCTTCTAAGAATAGATAATCATTTCTTGAATAATCTCGCCAATTTACAATTGCCCGTTCTCTGACCGAAGGCGTTACATTTTGAGCAATTTTATATAAAGAAGTATGAGCAGGAATGGGAATAATATCTTGT
This genomic stretch from Candidatus Omnitrophota bacterium harbors:
- the mutL gene encoding DNA mismatch repair endonuclease MutL produces the protein MHKKIVILPQEVVNKIAAGEVVERPASVVKELVENSLDAEASLIEVEIKEAGKKFIRVTDNGIGMSRQDALLCTKSHATSKISSIEDLERIFTLGFRGEALSSIASVSLMRVVTKNEEEDLGIELEIEGGEIKAKREVSVRRGTSIAVRNLFYNTPARKKFLKSSATELAHIIHILEQFALAYPEVNFRLIHQEKELFNFLPQESLKERIKEVLGKELADSLLEVEFKDKELEITGFVSKPEFFRFDRYGQFLFVNRRAVTNKSFSHALSSVYQELLPKERFPVAIIFLEIAPKLLDVNVHPTKREVRFQNEGIIHDSLVKAIKEALTNSSLILELKEKFYSSFQDKAEEIIPPLVKESFSPREINLVSSDTPFIHKLPFLQIANLYIVISDDEGILIIDQHAASERIIFGILSEKEKPIETQNLLIPEIIDLAVREAEILKENLDKFKEIGFEIEEFGRNSFQVRKIPTIISRSPRELILEIISEIYKDESKIMKLEKEKLLSLIACHSAVRRGDVLGELQISRLIQDLKSTKFPWTCPHGRPTMIRLNWEELQRMFKR
- a CDS encoding SagB/ThcOx family dehydrogenase, whose product is MKIKLPRPRIGGGMSLSENLNKRKSWRSFDSRALKLEDVSQILWSGGGKKVDAVTGATRVYPSAGATYPLELYLVVGENGVEGLAEGIYLYLWQEHSIEKILGSDVRKNLANACLGQSFIAEAPISVVVLAEYERTTAHYGKRGVQYVHLEAGNITQNLHLVAEELDLGTVIVGAFSDAVVKKVLEIPRNLEPLAIMPIGYKK
- a CDS encoding flavin reductase family protein codes for the protein MQNNDSKFKKVEIPLKRANRLINHGPVVLVTSKYKDKTNIVTLAWTTPVSHNPPLVAICIHQNHFSHGLIKESKEFVINVPDEGLIEKVHRCGTVSGREIDKFKEFGLTPLKAEKVAPPLIKECFAHLECRVVDIYSRGDHSIILGEVLCAQIKEGLFKEVLDIEHIKTLHHLGANFYTTTDGVKKV